Genomic DNA from Nitrosarchaeum koreense MY1:
TTTGAAAACAATATTTATTCAGTAACAAAGTGTTGATTCGAATTTATTGAAAATATAGTTTAGTTAACTAGGTATATTTTGTTCTAAGAGTAGAGGTATCAATTGTAAGAAACATTGGTTTGCCATCAGTTTTTTCAAAATCGGTCCCATATTGTTCAAAATCCAACTGATCATAGAAATGCTTTGTCCACACATCGTGAACTATCTCTCTGAATTTTTTATGTCCTGATGTTCGTAAAAGTTCATGTGCTAATACATGAGAAACAGTTGTACAATTTTTTTCTGCAAGAAATAGCGTGTCAAAATTATCTTTAGGAGGTTGCCACCAAACCATTCCAAAGTTTTCTGCTTGATAACCTTCACATGTACAATCAGTCCATAGCGGTTTAAAATGACAAAGATAGAAATGAAAAATTTCAGATCCTCTTTGTTGATGATCTTGAAGCAGCGTATGTGTATCTAATTTTTGAAATAAACGTCTTGGTTTTGTAATTAATTCATCACATTGAACTTCAAAATCTTTACCAAATTTTTCTTTGATCCAAACCTTGAAAAAACTTCCCATTTGTTTTACATATTCAAATTCAAGTTTACGTTTTTCAAGATCTTCTTCTTTTACAACAAAAATAAAATGTAAAATCATGGTTAGAAAAAAGAATGTTTATGATTGACCTTCTATACCCATAAGGGTTAGAGTAGATCTAATCTTTTCAATTTTTCGAATCTTCCAAGTAATTGTTTCTCTGAGTTTTTCTACAGTATCAGATTCAATCTTGGCTAAGATATCATATGCTCCGAAAGTGCCATGAACTTCCTTCACACCGTCTAGACCCTTAAGTTGCTGTATAATAGCCTCTTCAGAACCTAGTTCACAGTTTATTAAAACATAAGCTGTTGCCATATATCCATTAAACAAAACGACTATATCAATAAACCGATTATGCCGAATTTAGTTTTGAGAAATATCAATAATAGTATCCCAAATTTGCTGAGGTACAGGCATTACAGATAATCTAGAAATACGAATAAGTTCCCAATTTTGAAATTTTTTCTGTTTTTTCATCTCATCTAATGTGATTGGACGTTTTAATGATTTTTTATATTTAACATCAAACACAATGAATCTTTTGTTATCTTCTTTTGGATTTGGATATGGATCTGAAATCACTTCCATAATTCCAACAATTTGTCGTTCATCACCAGTGTGATAAAATAAAACAAGATCCCCTTTTTTTATTTCACGCATATGTTTTAGAGCTAAATTATTATGAACACCATCCCATATTGTTGTTTTATCTTTTTTTAGAGTTTCAAAATTATATCCTCTTGATCCGCTAGGTTCTTGTTTTGCTAACCAATAATTCACATTTTTCAAAATTTACATCGTTATGAATGCTTTACGTTTTAAAATTGTTAAATGTTCCCCGGTTCTGACTCGCGCAAGATCATTGGTATTTTTAGCCTAAACCTCCTTGGGTTTTCTAACCGGGGTTTGCCCATATTGTAGCACACCTGGGTGAATTAGAAATCATTGGTATCAATACGATCGACATCATCCTAATCCGTCTGTGTGCCTGCTCTTGGGCGTTTAACTATAGATTTAGCTATGCTAAAAACCATTGATCAGAATTACTCAGCGATAT
This window encodes:
- a CDS encoding Lrp/AsnC family transcriptional regulator — translated: MATAYVLINCELGSEEAIIQQLKGLDGVKEVHGTFGAYDILAKIESDTVEKLRETITWKIRKIEKIRSTLTLMGIEGQS
- a CDS encoding EVE domain-containing protein; its protein translation is MKNVNYWLAKQEPSGSRGYNFETLKKDKTTIWDGVHNNLALKHMREIKKGDLVLFYHTGDERQIVGIMEVISDPYPNPKEDNKRFIVFDVKYKKSLKRPITLDEMKKQKKFQNWELIRISRLSVMPVPQQIWDTIIDISQN